CGTTGCATCTCCAACGTCATCTCCCGCCAATGAGTGTGGAGTTTTTGGTAGGTTGCCTTCAGGGTTGGTTGGCTGTATTCAGGCTGAAGTAAAGGCTGCCTAGTGAAGTCCCAAGATGTTTCGTAGGAATCCCAATCATACTTACTCAAATAGGTCAACCTTGGAATGTTCATATCACATTTGTCCTTAGCATCACTTGAGTGAGTAATAGGTAAGCTTCCAATATGCCCAGCTTCGTAATTCAAGGTTGGGCTAAGCAAACCTAAACAATAAAGCGCAATTTTGCTATTTAGAAATCCTAAATAAAAGTTGTCCTTTCCATCAGTAAAAAGCCCCTTGCCTCCACTTCCAAAAATTAAATTTTGAATCGCTCTCATTGAGGGTTTACTGCTGGATATACCAGACCAGGTAATACCCCTCTTAAAATAAAACTCAGGACTTACAACTCTTCCTCCAGCAGCATCTCTAGTAGCATCGCGAATCTCAACCCCATTATGCCACCAATTGACAACATACTCTCGATTTCCTTCCCACTTACGGTAATCGCCACCTTTACTGAATGGATACCAGCGATAGTTCGCATCTACAGTTTCTGAAATATCAGTTATCTCAAAAGGAATGCCGTTAAAGTTAACTTCATACCAAAATCGTAAGAATCTGTTGTTATCGGTAGTCGATAAACCACTTTTAGGCTCACAAACTTCGTTAATTTGCGGAAAACTATCAAATGCTCTTAAAACACTCTTTGTTGTCCAATATGCAATCGGACTCCCAGGAATTTTCTTGAAGTCTGAAGCAGAAGCCCGATAAAACCATCTTTGGGGTGAGGCCTTCTGATTTCTTTCATTATGCGGAGGAAATACCTTCGGTTTGTTTTCTTCTCCCAAGTCTTCATACTCTACATAGCAATATGAACCTATCGTATTAGTGTAACCCCCCACTTTCCAAACGGTTGCAGCCGTTCCAAAAGCAATTCCCATAACCATATTAGCCATGTGAGCCATGGACTCAATAGCGGTAAGATCCATGAGTTTTATTCTTAAAGCCTCATAGGATGATAAGAACATCCAACTTTGCATTGTTACCATGGCGCTGTAACCATATCTATGCACTAAGCCCATACCACGTTCTATAAACATCGCAAACAGATCAGATTTACTGTTCGGAAAGTTATCCTTAGCCCATGCAGTTAATCGTCCATTCATCCCCTTACCCCCCATATAAGGTGGATTGGCAATCACAACATGGTATTTTGGGCTAAGATAGTCAGCCTGTTGAAGGGCTTGCAATATCTTTTTATGAGTTGTCTTATAGATCCAGTCGCCACCTAAATCTTTGGTCTCCAAACTCTCCAATAAGCCCTTCACCTCAGTCATCTCAGGACGTATTAGAGATCCGAAGTTGTCCGATTCTTCAAACTGGCTCAAAGTAGTCAGAAGTGGGGGCGTGAAGATTTCTTGACCAACATAATCTATATAGTCATTAAGCTCTCCTTCTTCAAAATGCACATTTTCCAACACGCAAATGTTTGGCTTAACTCCTTTGTTAAAGAACCGCCTTTGTTTGGCACGAGCTTTCATGGTAAGGGCGAAGGCAGCCAACTCACCGGCACGTTCGTCAATTTCGATGCCAAATAGGTTATGGGTAAGAATTTTTTCCGGGATTTCAGTGGGTTCATAGCCTTCTTCTTCGTAGATGGTATAAAGCAGATCAAAGGCATAAGTGAGCATATGACCAGAACCACAGGCTGGGTCACAAATTTTAATATCTTCAGGTTTATCAATTTTTAGGAAGTCTGTTTCTTGTTGCTCTGATTTAATATAGTAATCCATGCGTTCAACCAGCTTTGAATCAGGACGGTTGAGAAGCCAAAGACGACCGAGTGAGTTTTCAACCAAATAGCGCACAATCCAGTGTGGTGTAAAAAGCTGGGTAGCAGCAGGGATATTTTCAGGCGTTACTTTTTTGTTTTTCTTCAGCCCCTCGAACACTTCATCCTTTTTTTCAGAAATGTAGTATTGGTAGAGCCAGCCGATTATCTCAACATCTTTACAATTATCAGATGTCATTGCTTCACGTGTATAAGTGAGAATAGAGTTGCTTGAAAGCAAGTCATCAGGCATCAGTAATTCAGTAAAATCATCAATGCGTTGAAACAAGAAAGGCATAGAGCGATGAAAAAAATTACATGCAGCAACGATAAGCAAGCGGTAAGCTTCTCCTTGTGGGTCACGGCTAGGTGATCTACCTTCGAGCAGTGCAAAAATATTCTTTCTTACCATGTCTGGTACCATTTGTTCGTCGATATGGCCCATCTTGGCTTCAGCCAAAATTTCAGGCTGAAATTGTTCCTTGGAAGGTGAAACCACGCCAATACGGGTATAACAGTTTACATCCATAAAACGTAAGGCACAGAATCGGTTAAACCAAGTGTAAGCAACTCGCTCAATAACTTGATCTTTGTCATAACGTTCAATAGCTTCTTCAAGCTTCTTAATAGCCTCTGCACCTTCACGGCGGGCTGCACTGTTTTCTATTAATACAAACTTTAGCTTGGCAGAAACCTGCTCCCTAAGCATTCTTCGAGCGAGCTGAGCAAATTTTTTAAGCTTGGTTGTTTCCATTTAGTTACCTTTCTCTTCGGGCAAACGACCAGATTGTTTTTCAATTTTCTTTTCCTCAGATTTTACTCGCCTTTCTAACTTTTTAATGTCTTCTTCTGGTGGAAGTTTTTCCGGTTTTATTCCGCGTTGTCCAAGCATGTCACGTACACTAATATTATTCTGTATATGTTCACGAGTTATATCCCCTTCTCCCTGCAAATTCTCTTGCTGGACATTATGGTTGGTCATTTCAGTAGCCAGATTCTTTGCTGCTATGGTCAAGGTCGGTAAGAAATCAGCTAAAGGTCTCGTTTTGGTTATTCCATAGCGTTCTTTCATAACTTGAGTGGTATTTCCTCCAAAAAGAGCGGCATCTCCCCTAGAGCGTATCCTACCAAAACCAGCATCATCTACTCCTCGTTCGTAGATGTTTTGTGACAGGGCTTTTTCGGATTCTCGCAACCGTTCACGGGCATCCAATCTTGCTTGAAGACGCATCCGATCTTCGATAAGTTCCTGCTTACGTGTTTGAATAGCAAAATAGCTTTGCGCAAAGGCAATAGGTGCTTTACGGGGATCCCCATTCTGAGCAATGAGATAGCAAGCGTAGCGAGTAAGCATCAAATCATCGATTTCACGCTGACCACCTTTACCGTGTGTAATTATCTTCTTTACTGATCGGAAGTGATTTTCAGGATTATACCCAGTCGTTTCGCAAGATTCGATTGCCCGTTTTATTGCAGTCTGAAAATTCTCCCATTTACTGTATCCAAGTGGCTCTTGAAGATCGCGGGCAAACCAAAACTCAACCTCCTCACCAGGTATCTGTTGACTGAGTGAGTCAAATTGACTTTGAAGTATTTGAATCATGTCTGATTTCATTGTTATTTCTCCAGGTGATCAATTTCCTGGCGCCAGGAAATTGATCTGTTTCTCAAATTTGAATACGTTTACCCTTACGTATCTCTTTTAGCAGTGACTCGCGCATAGATTCCAGGTAGCTATCTACATCACTCTCGTCAGCCAGCCAGGCTTTATCAAATAAGATTTTCACTTCGCGGCTGGATACATACTCAATCTGTGGCTCTTGCTTGACCGTTGGTGAAGGGTTCTCACCTTTGTCCGTGATAGTAGAGGTGCCGGATTCAGGCCCTAGTTTAAGTGTTGGTGTCGTCGGTTGTGCCCATGTTGCCATCTGGGAAAGTAAACTTCGGTATTCGCTTTCTTCAAATCGGCGCAGCTCATCTCGGATGACAGCAATCAGATCCTGACGCTCTAAATTCGCACTAAATGTATTGAACTCTCGGGTGAGTTGCTCCTGTTGTTCTTTATTCAGCATACCAAATTCAGCCATGCCACAGAGACGAGCTTTGAGGGCAAGAATCTTCTCTTTGCCTTTGGTAATCTCTTCCACAAGCTGAGCATTGACTTTCTTCTGCAATGTTTCGAGCTGCAATTTCACTTGTTGCATCTGATTACCTTTGAAACATTTAGGATCCTCAAGGCTGATGGTTATTTGTTCGGCTTCATCACCTTTGATATAGGTAAAATTTGGCTTCTGAATTTGAACAAACTTACAGGCGTTATCGAAGATATCTTTTTGTGGGCCACTCATAAATTTGCGAACCGGATCGATAATGCTTTCTTTCATATCAAAAAGAATGTCTTCTTGAGGGATAAGTTCAGTTAGATACCAAGTATACGACTTACCATTAAGTTCTTTGAGCTTTTCGATTACTGGTATCAGCGATTGTAAGAATGGATACTTGGATGCCTCACCAGTCCTTGTTTTGAGCTCTTGCATGAGATTGTGAAAAGCAATACCCGTTTCCCTACCTAGAATCTTAGCCTCATTAGCTGGTGGTGGGGTATCAAAAAAATCTTGGAAAAATTCTTTAAGTGCACGCACCTGAGATGCTGTAAATTCAATTTGGGGTTCCAATACCACATTGCCATGTCCATGAGTATTGCGCAATGCGCGTTCCAACTCATCATCTTCAAGAAGATTGCCATCAACTCTTAGCTCAATTTTGCCAAGAGCACACAGTTTAGCTAATGTACAAAGAACAGCAGCAAACGGCCAGCCATAGGGCTTATGCTCAAATTTCTCCAGCAAACTTTTTAGTGTTGTACGTACACCACCTCGATTATTGCTGTGGATGAAAGCCAATAATTCTTGCTCCGACTCAGCCAACGAAGTTACATCATTGCCCAAAAGACTCTGCTGGGATTTATTAAGACACGTTATAATATCATTTTCAGTATAAGTAATACCTCGCAGCATATTTAGATTCGGATAGGCGCGGGTGATAAGTTCATGAAATCCACGCTGTACTCGGGTTTGTGCATCTTCAGAACTAATCTCAACTTCTTCACCGGCAATAAAAAATCTCGCCCTAGAAATAAGACCATGAACATGCAGTTTAAGCTCGACATATCGTTCCTGATTTTGGAATTCTTTGTCATTCAAAATCCGTTTTACTGCCTCGTGTTGGGTCATTGTCATATTCTGCCGGATGTATTTTTCCGTCTGCTTATACATCAATAAATCACGCATCAATCTATCATCCGCTGGTAAGACAACAAATAGCTCATCGCTCTTATACATTGAGTTAGTCAGCAGCATCTGTTCATTTTCAGCGTGTTCATGAAATGGGCTAATGATATGAATAGCTAGCTCTTGCTCACGGCCATATAACCGA
Above is a genomic segment from Legionella pneumophila subsp. pascullei containing:
- the pglX gene encoding BREX-1 system adenine-specific DNA-methyltransferase PglX, producing the protein METTKLKKFAQLARRMLREQVSAKLKFVLIENSAARREGAEAIKKLEEAIERYDKDQVIERVAYTWFNRFCALRFMDVNCYTRIGVVSPSKEQFQPEILAEAKMGHIDEQMVPDMVRKNIFALLEGRSPSRDPQGEAYRLLIVAACNFFHRSMPFLFQRIDDFTELLMPDDLLSSNSILTYTREAMTSDNCKDVEIIGWLYQYYISEKKDEVFEGLKKNKKVTPENIPAATQLFTPHWIVRYLVENSLGRLWLLNRPDSKLVERMDYYIKSEQQETDFLKIDKPEDIKICDPACGSGHMLTYAFDLLYTIYEEEGYEPTEIPEKILTHNLFGIEIDERAGELAAFALTMKARAKQRRFFNKGVKPNICVLENVHFEEGELNDYIDYVGQEIFTPPLLTTLSQFEESDNFGSLIRPEMTEVKGLLESLETKDLGGDWIYKTTHKKILQALQQADYLSPKYHVVIANPPYMGGKGMNGRLTAWAKDNFPNSKSDLFAMFIERGMGLVHRYGYSAMVTMQSWMFLSSYEALRIKLMDLTAIESMAHMANMVMGIAFGTAATVWKVGGYTNTIGSYCYVEYEDLGEENKPKVFPPHNERNQKASPQRWFYRASASDFKKIPGSPIAYWTTKSVLRAFDSFPQINEVCEPKSGLSTTDNNRFLRFWYEVNFNGIPFEITDISETVDANYRWYPFSKGGDYRKWEGNREYVVNWWHNGVEIRDATRDAAGGRVVSPEFYFKRGITWSGISSSKPSMRAIQNLIFGSGGKGLFTDGKDNFYLGFLNSKIALYCLGLLSPTLNYEAGHIGSLPITHSSDAKDKCDMNIPRLTYLSKYDWDSYETSWDFTRQPLLQPEYSQPTLKATYQKLHTHWREMTLEMQRLEEENNCIFIEAYGLQDELRPEVPLNEITLTCNPHYRYGNDKSEEELEALLLADTMRELVSYAVGCMFGRYALDTPALILANQGETIEDYLKRVPEPSFPADEDNVIPILDSNWFSDDITERFRKFLRVAFGEEQYEENLRFIEQGLNVKDKRNYSIRDYFLNEFYSDHVKRYKKRPIYWLFSSPNGSFNALIYMHRYRPDTVSVVLNDYLREYRTKLIAHKKYLEAVSISASTSKNEKTKAFKEIDKTNKILKELEEYERDILYPLAAEQLEIDLDDGVKVNYPKFGAALKKIKGLTDE
- the dinD gene encoding DNA damage-inducible protein D, whose product is MKSDMIQILQSQFDSLSQQIPGEEVEFWFARDLQEPLGYSKWENFQTAIKRAIESCETTGYNPENHFRSVKKIITHGKGGQREIDDLMLTRYACYLIAQNGDPRKAPIAFAQSYFAIQTRKQELIEDRMRLQARLDARERLRESEKALSQNIYERGVDDAGFGRIRSRGDAALFGGNTTQVMKERYGITKTRPLADFLPTLTIAAKNLATEMTNHNVQQENLQGEGDITREHIQNNISVRDMLGQRGIKPEKLPPEEDIKKLERRVKSEEKKIEKQSGRLPEEKGN